The proteins below come from a single Iocasia fonsfrigidae genomic window:
- a CDS encoding sigma-54-dependent transcriptional regulator, with protein sequence MKQSSLLIIDDDNGLRTSLAAFLGKNNYKIITAKNGEEGIKQVETHDFDLVLLDIRMPGMDGITALKRIKNLSPYVNVIVITGFGSVESAVEAMKEGALDYITKPFNLSELKEKIEKYLRIEYLVIKNKMAQENEEKEEKVTGFNDIIGKSSEMQDIYKLIKKIAPSDVTVLLLGESGVGKEMIAKAIYQNSQRKEGPFVKLNCAAIPEHLLESELFGFEKGAFTGASQQKKGLFELANNGTIFLDEIGDMSLATQSKVLRILQEGEFQRVGGVKALKANVRVIAATNIDIQQAIDRGDFREDLYYRLNVVKINIPPLRERREDIPLLVNEFIDYYNKKYHKKVQGVTPDALRLLMCYEWPGNVRELKNVCEQVIVLTETDIITADDLPDEIKDKGLNFDSSNSPQTLKDITKNLTTEIEKKIILDTLEENDWNRNDTAEKLGITPRTLYNKIKDYSLDK encoded by the coding sequence ATGAAGCAAAGTAGTCTATTGATTATTGATGATGATAATGGCTTGCGGACCAGTTTAGCTGCTTTTCTAGGGAAAAATAATTATAAGATTATTACTGCTAAAAATGGCGAAGAGGGTATAAAACAGGTAGAAACTCATGACTTTGATCTGGTATTACTTGATATACGTATGCCTGGTATGGATGGAATAACTGCCCTTAAAAGAATTAAAAACCTATCTCCTTATGTTAATGTGATTGTAATAACTGGCTTTGGGAGTGTTGAAAGTGCGGTTGAGGCAATGAAAGAAGGGGCACTCGATTATATTACTAAACCATTTAATCTCTCTGAACTTAAAGAAAAGATTGAAAAATACCTGAGAATAGAATATTTAGTTATTAAGAATAAAATGGCTCAGGAAAATGAAGAGAAGGAAGAAAAAGTAACAGGGTTTAATGATATAATAGGGAAAAGTTCTGAAATGCAGGATATATATAAATTAATAAAAAAAATAGCTCCCAGTGATGTGACTGTTTTGTTACTTGGTGAAAGTGGTGTAGGTAAAGAAATGATTGCTAAAGCCATCTATCAAAACAGTCAAAGAAAAGAAGGGCCGTTTGTAAAACTGAACTGTGCAGCAATACCAGAACATTTACTGGAATCTGAACTTTTTGGCTTTGAAAAAGGGGCCTTTACTGGTGCCAGTCAACAAAAAAAAGGATTGTTTGAACTTGCTAATAATGGAACAATTTTTCTTGACGAAATTGGTGATATGAGTTTAGCAACACAATCCAAGGTTTTAAGGATATTACAGGAAGGAGAATTCCAAAGAGTTGGAGGTGTAAAAGCCCTGAAAGCTAATGTCAGGGTTATTGCTGCAACTAATATTGATATTCAACAGGCAATAGACAGAGGAGATTTTCGTGAGGATTTATATTACCGACTTAATGTTGTAAAAATTAATATACCACCACTAAGAGAAAGAAGAGAAGATATTCCATTACTAGTAAATGAATTTATTGATTATTATAATAAAAAATATCACAAGAAAGTTCAAGGTGTGACACCAGATGCACTCCGATTACTAATGTGCTATGAGTGGCCGGGGAATGTCCGTGAATTAAAGAATGTCTGTGAACAGGTTATAGTTCTTACTGAAACTGATATAATTACAGCTGATGACCTGCCAGATGAGATTAAGGATAAAGGATTAAATTTTGATTCCAGCAATTCCCCTCAGACCCTTAAAGATATTACTAAAAATCTCACGACAGAGATTGAAAAGAAAATAATTCTTGATACCCTGGAAGAAAACGATTGGAATCGTAATGACACTGCAGAAAAATTAGGAATAACACCCCGTACACTATATAACAAAATTAAAGACTATAGCTTAGATAAATGA
- the adhE gene encoding bifunctional acetaldehyde-CoA/alcohol dehydrogenase, protein MSKEYNYEFAILEEKLTQEERSDKRKIAGRENDAALQVEELIKKGKNALMKMVRLDQDQIDYIVKEMAMAGLANHMKLAKLAVNETGKGVYEDKIVKNLFATEYIYHSIKYIKTVGVIDENQEEDYYEIAEPVGVVAGITPVTNPTSTTLFKCLIAIKARNPIIFAFHPGSQQCSVESAQVMREAAVRAGAPIDCIQWIEKPSIEATQFLMKNDGISLILATGGSSMVKAAYSAGKPALGVGPGNVPCYIEKTADIKRAVTDLILSKTFDNGMICASEQAVIIDDEVYEDVTAYMQKLGCYFVNENELTRLEDIAINKEKEAMNPQIVGQSAYNIASMAGIDVPQDTKILVAELAGVGPDYPLSREKLSPILACFRVSGYKEGIERSIEMVNFGGSGHSAVIHSSDEMVIEEFAERVNTGRLITNQPSSHGAIGDLYNTTMPSLTLGCGSFGRNSTTANITVVNLINKKRVAKRRYNMQWIKIPEKIYFQPGSVQYLAKMPDISRAFIVTDKTMTEFGYVNKALYHLRKRDGRNYVHSEIFDEVEPDPTVQTVEMGVEAINTFKPDVIIALGGGSVIDAAKAMWLFYEHPETDFADLRMKFMDIRKRVFKYPELGKRAKLVAIPTTSGTGSEVTSFTVITDPTNETKYPLADYELTPDVAIIDPDFVQTLPASVTADTGLDVLTHAIEAYVSVMASDYTDGLAMKAIQLCFDYLPQAYRNGENQEAREKMHNASCIAGMAFTNAFLGINHSLAHKLGGEFHIPHGRANAILLPHVISYNASRPTKFNSFPKYEYYIADEKYSEIVKYLGLPCSNTHQNIGCLIHNIIELCKELDMPLSIRECGIAEDEFMGVVDELADKAFEDQCTTANPRMPLVEELKEIYIRAYHGYQG, encoded by the coding sequence ATGAGTAAGGAATATAACTACGAATTTGCGATACTGGAAGAAAAATTAACACAAGAGGAGAGATCTGACAAGAGGAAGATAGCTGGTAGAGAAAATGATGCTGCATTACAGGTAGAGGAGTTAATAAAAAAGGGAAAAAATGCCTTAATGAAAATGGTTAGACTTGATCAGGACCAGATTGATTATATAGTCAAAGAGATGGCTATGGCGGGTCTAGCCAATCATATGAAACTGGCTAAACTTGCTGTAAATGAGACAGGTAAGGGTGTTTATGAGGATAAAATAGTGAAAAACCTATTTGCTACAGAATATATATATCATAGTATTAAGTATATAAAAACTGTTGGTGTTATTGATGAAAATCAAGAAGAGGATTATTATGAGATCGCAGAACCGGTAGGTGTTGTTGCTGGTATAACACCTGTTACTAACCCTACCTCTACTACATTATTTAAATGTCTGATTGCTATTAAAGCACGAAATCCAATTATATTTGCTTTTCATCCTGGTTCACAGCAATGTAGTGTTGAATCAGCCCAGGTAATGAGGGAGGCAGCTGTTAGAGCTGGGGCACCGATAGATTGTATCCAGTGGATTGAAAAACCTTCTATAGAGGCGACCCAGTTTTTAATGAAAAATGATGGTATATCTTTAATATTGGCAACAGGTGGTTCATCTATGGTAAAGGCTGCCTATAGTGCGGGAAAACCTGCTCTAGGGGTAGGTCCTGGTAATGTCCCCTGTTATATTGAAAAAACAGCTGATATAAAACGTGCTGTTACTGATTTGATTTTATCTAAAACCTTTGATAATGGAATGATCTGTGCTTCAGAACAAGCTGTTATTATAGATGATGAAGTATATGAAGATGTGACGGCATATATGCAAAAACTCGGCTGTTATTTTGTTAATGAAAATGAACTAACGAGATTAGAGGATATTGCTATTAATAAGGAAAAAGAAGCAATGAATCCACAAATAGTTGGGCAATCTGCCTATAATATAGCCAGCATGGCAGGTATAGATGTTCCTCAAGATACAAAAATTCTTGTAGCAGAACTGGCTGGGGTTGGCCCTGATTACCCCTTATCCCGGGAAAAACTAAGCCCGATACTGGCCTGTTTTCGGGTCAGTGGTTATAAAGAAGGGATAGAACGGTCCATAGAGATGGTTAATTTTGGTGGTTCAGGTCATTCAGCAGTTATTCATTCTAGTGATGAAATGGTAATTGAAGAGTTTGCTGAAAGGGTTAACACTGGCCGTTTGATAACAAACCAGCCATCCAGCCATGGTGCTATTGGTGATCTCTATAATACAACAATGCCGTCCCTTACTTTGGGCTGTGGTTCCTTTGGAAGAAATAGTACTACAGCAAATATTACTGTAGTAAACCTGATTAATAAAAAAAGGGTAGCGAAAAGAAGGTATAATATGCAGTGGATTAAAATACCAGAGAAAATCTATTTTCAACCTGGTTCAGTGCAGTATCTGGCTAAAATGCCTGATATTTCACGGGCCTTTATTGTAACAGATAAGACCATGACAGAATTTGGTTATGTAAATAAAGCCCTTTATCACCTCCGCAAGAGAGATGGTAGGAATTATGTCCATTCTGAAATTTTTGATGAGGTTGAACCTGACCCTACTGTACAGACAGTTGAAATGGGTGTGGAAGCTATTAATACTTTTAAGCCTGATGTAATTATTGCCCTGGGTGGTGGTTCAGTAATAGATGCTGCTAAGGCTATGTGGCTGTTTTATGAACACCCGGAAACCGATTTTGCTGATTTGCGGATGAAATTTATGGATATCCGCAAAAGGGTTTTTAAGTATCCAGAATTAGGCAAAAGAGCAAAATTAGTTGCCATACCGACTACATCTGGAACTGGTTCAGAGGTGACTTCTTTTACAGTAATTACAGACCCAACCAACGAAACAAAATATCCACTAGCAGATTATGAATTGACCCCTGATGTTGCCATCATTGACCCTGATTTTGTTCAGACCTTACCTGCCAGTGTAACCGCAGATACAGGGCTTGATGTCTTAACACATGCTATTGAGGCATATGTATCGGTGATGGCCTCTGATTATACTGATGGTCTGGCCATGAAAGCTATCCAACTGTGTTTTGATTATTTACCGCAGGCATATAGAAATGGTGAAAACCAGGAAGCACGGGAAAAGATGCATAATGCCTCCTGTATTGCAGGGATGGCTTTTACCAATGCCTTTCTGGGAATAAATCATAGTTTAGCCCATAAACTCGGTGGTGAATTCCATATTCCCCACGGCAGGGCAAATGCCATTCTATTACCCCATGTAATCAGTTATAATGCCTCTAGACCTACCAAGTTTAATTCTTTTCCAAAATACGAGTATTATATTGCTGATGAGAAATACTCAGAGATAGTAAAATACCTGGGTTTACCCTGTAGTAATACCCATCAAAATATTGGGTGTTTAATCCATAATATAATTGAACTATGTAAGGAACTTGATATGCCACTTTCAATTAGAGAATGTGGTATAGCAGAAGATGAATTTATGGGGGTTGTTGATGAATTAGCAGATAAAGCCTTTGAAGACCAGTGTACAACTGCTAATCCAAGAATGCCTCTGGTAGAAGAATTGAAAGAGATCTATATCAGAGCATACCATGGGTATCAGGGATGA
- a CDS encoding sugar ABC transporter ATP-binding protein produces MRNINKSFYGVQALKNVNLNVHKGEVHILIGENGAGKSTLMKILSGAYQKDTGEIIFAGEKLDILSPLDAQEKGISIIYQEFNLIPGLSVAENIYLGREALNNGLIDWDTLYNNTQNILNKLKADINPKTLVKKLSVAEQQFVEIAKALSFGAKLLIMDEPSATLTPRELKRLFAVIRDLKAQGVSIIYISHHLDELFEIGDSVTVLRDGQWIVSDDINKMNKNKIIKLMVGRELTDSYPPRNVTPGEVVLEVKNLSRKGVVDDISFELRKGEILGIAGLVGSGRTELVRLLYGADPKDSGEIILNGNKININSPRDSISTGIGLLPEDRKQQGLVLEQSVKNNITLANLSRLVDKMLINSNQEMREVNNYIDELGIKTPSSTILTQNLSGGNQQKVVLAKWLFTDSDILIFDEPTRGIDVGAKYEIYLLMNQLTEQGKSIIMISSELPEIIGISDRVIVLHQGRITGEYNKKEFNQEKIMKSAAGEVS; encoded by the coding sequence ATGAGAAATATCAATAAATCTTTTTATGGGGTACAGGCTTTAAAAAATGTAAATCTTAATGTTCATAAAGGTGAAGTCCATATTCTTATTGGTGAAAATGGGGCAGGAAAATCTACTTTGATGAAAATTTTATCTGGTGCTTACCAGAAAGATACTGGGGAAATAATTTTCGCTGGTGAAAAATTAGATATTTTAAGTCCACTTGATGCCCAGGAAAAGGGAATTAGTATTATATATCAGGAATTTAACCTTATACCTGGTTTAAGTGTTGCTGAAAATATTTATTTAGGTAGAGAAGCATTAAATAATGGTTTAATAGACTGGGATACCTTATACAATAATACCCAGAATATACTGAATAAATTAAAAGCAGATATTAACCCTAAAACACTTGTGAAAAAACTTAGTGTTGCTGAGCAGCAGTTTGTTGAAATTGCCAAAGCCCTTTCTTTTGGTGCAAAATTGCTCATAATGGATGAACCATCTGCCACTTTAACTCCCAGGGAATTAAAAAGGTTGTTTGCAGTAATTAGAGATTTAAAGGCACAGGGTGTGTCAATAATATATATATCACATCACTTGGATGAATTGTTCGAAATTGGGGATAGTGTTACTGTTTTAAGAGATGGTCAATGGATTGTCAGTGATGATATCAACAAAATGAATAAAAATAAGATAATTAAATTAATGGTAGGTAGGGAATTAACTGACTCTTATCCACCCAGGAATGTAACACCAGGAGAGGTTGTTTTAGAGGTTAAAAACCTCAGTCGTAAGGGAGTAGTTGATGATATTAGTTTTGAACTTCGAAAAGGAGAGATCCTTGGTATAGCTGGTTTAGTTGGTTCAGGTAGAACAGAACTAGTAAGACTGCTATATGGTGCTGACCCAAAGGATAGCGGGGAGATTATACTAAATGGTAATAAAATAAATATTAATTCTCCTAGAGATAGCATTTCAACAGGGATCGGCCTTTTGCCTGAAGACCGCAAACAACAGGGGCTGGTATTAGAACAATCAGTTAAAAATAATATTACTTTAGCTAATTTAAGTAGGCTAGTAGATAAAATGTTGATTAATAGTAATCAAGAAATGAGAGAAGTAAACAACTATATAGATGAATTGGGTATTAAAACTCCAAGTTCTACAATTTTAACCCAGAATTTAAGTGGTGGAAATCAACAAAAGGTTGTTCTGGCTAAGTGGTTATTTACTGATAGTGATATTTTAATATTTGATGAGCCTACTAGGGGTATTGATGTAGGTGCTAAATATGAAATATACCTATTGATGAATCAATTAACTGAACAGGGAAAATCAATTATTATGATTTCTTCTGAGTTACCAGAGATTATAGGTATAAGTGACCGTGTAATAGTATTACATCAGGGGAGAATTACTGGTGAATATAATAAAAAAGAATTTAATCAGGAAAAAATAATGAAAAGTGCAGCAGGGGAGGTAAGTTAA
- a CDS encoding sugar ABC transporter substrate-binding protein, producing the protein MIKKIVVMMMVAVLVLGLASFSFAKSHEGIKVGITFMTTNNPFFVAMLDAVKDEVEGELNGQVIVSDGQFNVAKQLSDVEDMIVQGIDLLLFNAVDSDAAEPAVEMAKEAGIPVVCLDVDAAGPRDMFIGSDNYQAGVLAGEYTAERLGEEGKVVIINGTPITSVRNRYKGFKDVIAKYPDIKIVAEQNGETNLTKSLEVMENVLQSQSEIDAVFGINDPTALGILAAVESAGREDEMFISGVDGSPDGVQAILDGTAMAATSAQNPAKIGRLGVEYGLKILDGEEVPEILPVPVELITIENAEGFSW; encoded by the coding sequence ATGATCAAAAAAATTGTTGTAATGATGATGGTTGCAGTCTTAGTTTTAGGATTAGCTAGTTTTTCCTTTGCTAAATCCCATGAAGGAATTAAAGTTGGTATTACTTTTATGACTACCAACAATCCTTTCTTTGTGGCAATGCTTGATGCTGTTAAAGATGAGGTAGAGGGTGAACTTAATGGTCAGGTGATTGTATCAGATGGTCAGTTTAATGTGGCCAAACAGTTATCTGATGTAGAGGATATGATTGTTCAAGGTATTGATCTCTTACTATTTAATGCCGTTGACTCAGATGCCGCAGAACCTGCTGTTGAAATGGCTAAAGAAGCAGGAATTCCAGTTGTTTGTCTTGATGTTGATGCAGCAGGTCCACGGGATATGTTTATAGGTTCTGACAATTATCAAGCAGGTGTTTTAGCAGGTGAATATACTGCAGAACGTCTGGGAGAGGAAGGAAAGGTTGTTATTATTAATGGTACACCGATTACTTCAGTACGTAACCGCTATAAAGGTTTTAAGGATGTTATAGCAAAATATCCTGACATTAAAATTGTTGCAGAACAAAATGGAGAAACTAATCTTACTAAATCCTTAGAAGTTATGGAAAATGTTTTACAGTCTCAATCAGAAATTGATGCTGTTTTTGGTATCAACGACCCAACTGCTTTAGGTATTTTAGCAGCTGTTGAGTCAGCAGGTCGTGAAGATGAAATGTTTATCAGCGGTGTAGATGGTTCCCCTGATGGTGTTCAGGCTATACTTGATGGAACTGCCATGGCAGCAACTTCTGCGCAAAATCCGGCAAAAATTGGCCGTCTTGGTGTTGAATATGGCTTAAAGATTCTTGATGGTGAGGAAGTTCCAGAAATTTTACCGGTTCCAGTAGAGTTAATAACTATTGAAAATGCTGAGGGATTCAGCTGGTAG
- a CDS encoding ABC transporter permease translates to MTEKETHNNENNLFYKINNSYYKPEIYAGIGLVLLAIFLSFASPYFLEARNLINLARQISLYAIIAAGMTFVILTGGIDLSVGSIVAVTGTFIAGFIKSGIPILPAILLGIGIGVLFGLFNGFIVANTRIPAIIVTLATMSIGRGTALLYSNGYPISGLADSFKTLGRGYLGPLPIPVYIMIIIFIFAYVILNKTRFGRHVYALGGNEETVRLSGINIRRLKMKVYIISGLMASISGLILASRLGSGQPLAGDGWELDAIAAVVVGGTDIAGGRGTIIGTLIGAFVIGVLNNGLNLLNVSAYLQLVVKGFVIIGAVFVRAGRVKYN, encoded by the coding sequence ATGACTGAAAAAGAAACACATAATAATGAAAACAACTTGTTTTATAAGATTAACAATAGTTATTATAAACCTGAAATCTATGCAGGAATTGGTTTGGTATTACTAGCTATTTTTCTATCTTTTGCTAGTCCATATTTTCTTGAGGCTAGAAACCTTATTAATCTGGCCCGTCAAATTTCTCTTTATGCTATTATAGCTGCTGGAATGACTTTTGTAATTTTAACTGGTGGTATAGATTTATCTGTTGGTTCAATTGTAGCAGTTACAGGTACTTTTATAGCTGGATTTATTAAAAGTGGTATACCTATCTTGCCTGCGATTTTATTAGGTATAGGTATTGGTGTGTTATTTGGTCTGTTTAATGGTTTTATTGTAGCTAACACAAGAATACCAGCAATTATTGTTACACTGGCTACTATGTCTATTGGTCGTGGGACTGCTCTATTATATTCTAATGGCTATCCAATTTCCGGTTTGGCCGACAGTTTCAAGACCTTAGGGAGAGGATATCTAGGACCATTACCAATTCCTGTTTATATAATGATTATTATCTTTATCTTTGCTTATGTAATTCTAAATAAAACTAGATTTGGGCGTCATGTTTATGCCTTAGGTGGTAATGAAGAAACAGTTCGATTGTCTGGAATTAATATACGGAGATTAAAGATGAAGGTTTATATTATCTCAGGTTTAATGGCTTCTATTAGTGGGCTTATACTTGCTTCCAGGCTTGGCTCTGGCCAACCATTAGCTGGAGATGGTTGGGAACTTGATGCTATTGCTGCAGTTGTAGTTGGTGGTACAGATATAGCCGGGGGACGCGGAACAATTATTGGTACATTAATCGGGGCATTTGTAATCGGTGTTTTAAATAACGGTCTTAATTTGTTAAATGTTTCAGCATATTTGCAATTAGTTGTTAAGGGTTTTGTTATTATCGGTGCTGTTTTTGTCAGGGCTGGTAGGGTTAAGTATAACTAA
- a CDS encoding carbohydrate kinase family protein, with the protein MPEIVCIGILVADFIASVVKKLPERGKLELVDNTSLFTGGCATNTAIALAKLGIDVETMGMVGDDIFGEYIIKELKDNKVGIKGVKKNKNKETSTTIVMVDPDGERRFIHNTGANGELRLSDIDWEIIKKTSIVHVAGSFLLPAFDGEECAQFLKESKNLGITTTLDTAWDSRGKWMDLLEDSLPYVDYFLPSYEEAVMLSGKKDEEEICNYFLNMGVGTVGLKMGSKGCLIKNKENKIHCPPLKVKAVDTTGAGDSWVAGFLTGLYKGWPLEKIGRFANSVGASCVQSIGASTGIKSYEETLEMLVRGE; encoded by the coding sequence ATGCCAGAAATAGTATGTATAGGTATCCTGGTAGCTGATTTTATTGCCAGTGTAGTAAAAAAACTACCTGAACGTGGGAAACTTGAACTTGTTGATAATACAAGTTTATTTACTGGTGGATGTGCAACAAATACAGCTATTGCCCTGGCTAAACTTGGAATTGATGTAGAAACTATGGGCATGGTCGGGGACGATATTTTTGGTGAATATATTATTAAAGAATTAAAAGATAATAAAGTAGGTATTAAAGGAGTAAAAAAGAATAAAAATAAAGAAACTTCTACTACAATTGTAATGGTAGATCCGGACGGGGAGAGGAGGTTTATCCATAATACTGGTGCCAATGGGGAACTTAGATTATCTGATATAGACTGGGAGATTATTAAAAAAACCAGCATTGTACATGTAGCAGGTTCTTTTCTACTTCCTGCTTTTGATGGGGAAGAGTGTGCTCAATTTCTTAAGGAATCTAAAAATTTGGGTATTACTACAACACTAGATACAGCCTGGGATTCCCGGGGTAAATGGATGGATTTATTAGAAGATTCATTACCCTATGTTGATTATTTTTTGCCCAGTTATGAAGAGGCTGTTATGCTTTCCGGGAAAAAAGATGAGGAAGAGATTTGTAATTATTTTTTAAATATGGGTGTAGGTACAGTAGGATTAAAGATGGGGAGTAAAGGTTGTTTGATTAAAAATAAAGAAAATAAAATACATTGTCCTCCCTTAAAAGTCAAGGCAGTTGATACTACTGGTGCTGGTGATTCCTGGGTTGCCGGTTTTTTGACAGGTCTGTATAAAGGCTGGCCACTTGAAAAGATTGGTAGATTTGCTAATTCAGTAGGTGCTTCCTGTGTTCAATCGATCGGGGCAAGTACTGGTATTAAATCATATGAAGAGACATTGGAAATGTTAGTTAGGGGGGAATAA
- a CDS encoding two-component system sensor histidine kinase NtrB codes for MLGNYRENLNQKQEFEENVYDSIREGMIIIDKQGTIQLINKAIADLLAIDCEKYINKTIFALPAFDELRQDFWEIIEEKGSYIKNDFSLQNNESTILLNLKIYPLKEKDIKTCGAVILVEDVTKKIEMEKQLLLNDKLTSIGRFTAGIAHEINNPLGTIANFVETILIDEKDETKRNYLESIRSETNRISSIVKGLLNFSRQSKAEFGIVDLREVVELSLKICQYQKEYEQYEIIREFKEELPYVTGNFNQLQQVFINMILNAFESMETGDTLTISMQNSPDSETVNVSFIDTGSGIESQYLQKIFDPFFTTKEERQGVGLGLSISYGIIKNHGGDIKVESTLNKGSIFTVSLPIYL; via the coding sequence ATGTTAGGAAATTACAGGGAAAATCTTAATCAAAAACAGGAATTTGAGGAAAATGTCTATGATAGTATTCGAGAGGGTATGATTATTATAGACAAACAGGGTACAATTCAATTAATTAATAAAGCCATTGCAGATTTACTAGCTATTGATTGTGAAAAGTATATAAACAAAACGATTTTTGCATTGCCGGCTTTTGATGAGCTGCGACAGGACTTCTGGGAAATAATTGAAGAGAAAGGAAGTTATATAAAAAATGATTTTTCTCTTCAAAATAATGAATCTACAATTTTATTAAATCTCAAGATATATCCATTAAAAGAAAAAGATATTAAAACCTGTGGGGCTGTTATTTTAGTAGAGGATGTTACTAAAAAAATAGAGATGGAAAAACAATTATTACTGAATGATAAATTGACCTCTATTGGCAGGTTTACTGCAGGGATTGCCCATGAAATTAATAATCCTTTAGGTACTATAGCTAATTTTGTAGAGACCATACTAATTGATGAAAAAGATGAAACAAAAAGGAATTACCTGGAGAGTATTCGTTCGGAGACAAACAGGATTTCTTCTATTGTTAAGGGTTTATTAAATTTTTCGCGACAGTCAAAAGCAGAATTTGGTATTGTTGATTTAAGAGAGGTAGTAGAATTATCTTTAAAGATCTGTCAATACCAGAAGGAATATGAACAATATGAGATTATTCGTGAGTTTAAAGAGGAACTCCCTTATGTAACTGGTAATTTCAACCAATTACAACAGGTTTTTATTAACATGATCTTAAATGCCTTTGAATCAATGGAAACTGGTGATACATTAACTATATCAATGCAGAACAGTCCTGATAGTGAGACAGTTAATGTTTCATTTATCGACACGGGAAGTGGTATTGAATCTCAGTATTTACAAAAGATATTTGATCCTTTCTTTACGACTAAAGAAGAAAGACAGGGTGTAGGATTGGGATTATCAATTAGTTATGGGATCATCAAAAACCATGGGGGAGATATTAAAGTTGAAAGCACTCTAAATAAAGGTAGTATCTTTACTGTTTCACTGCCTATATATCTGTAA
- a CDS encoding D-lyxose/D-mannose family sugar isomerase: MDKGTYLKARNRALEYFSKAGIILTDKEKENIEVADFGLNRLEEIGLQLVTYINTKRVCAKELILFPEQTCPEHQHPSLGDLPGKEETFRCRWGKVYLYVPGEAETNPSCIPPAGNERYYTVWHEIELNPGEQYTIYPETLHWFKAGKEGAVISEFSTRSVDEKDIFTNPDINRIPDLEE; this comes from the coding sequence ATGGATAAAGGAACTTATCTTAAGGCTAGAAACAGGGCTTTAGAGTATTTTTCTAAGGCCGGGATTATTTTGACAGATAAAGAAAAAGAGAATATTGAAGTTGCTGATTTTGGATTAAATCGTTTAGAAGAGATAGGCTTACAATTAGTGACCTATATTAATACTAAACGGGTTTGTGCTAAAGAGTTGATTTTATTTCCTGAGCAGACCTGTCCAGAACATCAACATCCTTCTTTGGGAGATTTACCGGGGAAGGAGGAAACCTTTCGCTGCCGTTGGGGTAAGGTATATTTATATGTTCCTGGAGAAGCTGAAACCAATCCTTCCTGTATACCTCCGGCAGGGAATGAAAGATACTATACGGTTTGGCATGAAATAGAATTAAATCCAGGTGAACAGTATACTATATATCCTGAAACACTCCATTGGTTTAAAGCAGGCAAGGAAGGTGCTGTTATCTCTGAATTTTCTACCAGAAGTGTAGATGAAAAAGACATTTTTACAAACCCTGATATTAACCGTATTCCTGATTTAGAGGAATAA